In the Ochrobactrum sp. Marseille-Q0166 genome, one interval contains:
- a CDS encoding metalloregulator ArsR/SmtB family transcription factor: protein MKDTDPIDAGLTSHSADKASDFLKAIANNHRLMILCRLTCGERSVGQLAEMLGLRDSTVSQHLALLRRDGIIAGRRDGQTIWYRIESDAAREVMAVLYSHFRPPTQSSAQS from the coding sequence ATGAAGGATACTGACCCAATCGACGCAGGACTGACGTCCCATTCCGCCGACAAGGCAAGTGATTTTCTCAAGGCAATCGCCAACAATCACCGGCTTATGATTCTGTGTCGGCTGACTTGTGGTGAGAGGTCGGTGGGGCAGCTTGCCGAAATGCTTGGCCTGCGTGACTCCACCGTTTCGCAGCATCTGGCCCTGCTGCGTCGCGATGGCATTATTGCCGGGCGGCGTGATGGACAAACGATCTGGTATCGCATCGAAAGCGATGCAGCCAGAGAGGTGATGGCGGTCCTTTACTCTCATTTCAGGCCACCAACCCAATCATCGGCCCAAAGCTGA
- a CDS encoding MFS transporter, with product MPDQTLARRNILVLTAAQALGASSPPIIISLGGLVGQQLSSDPALVTLPVSLFNLGLAAGTLPAAFVMRSIGRRNGYLLGATLGIVAGLIAALGIFVASFVIFCLGTFIAGFYASYVQSYRFAATDAATGTLKARAISYVMIGGLIAAIIGPQLVIWTRDAFAATPYAGSFLSQAVLALLAIPVLMLLRTPKAVKSSNATGNGRPLKEIMLNPRYILALAAGVVSYGLMTFLMTAAPIAMVGHGHSIDNAALGIQWHVLAMFGPSFVTGILMTRFGKERVTAVGLFIIALSAIVALSGLDLSHFWISLILLGIGWNFGFIGATAMVADCHTPEERGKAQGANDFFIFGTVAAASFFAGSLLHSSGWKTINWMIFPAVALILVPLLWQSVRKQKAKTEA from the coding sequence ATGCCCGATCAGACACTCGCCAGACGTAATATCCTTGTGTTGACCGCAGCACAGGCACTGGGTGCGTCAAGCCCGCCCATCATCATTTCACTCGGCGGTCTGGTTGGCCAGCAGCTTTCCTCCGATCCGGCGCTGGTCACACTGCCGGTCAGTCTGTTTAATCTGGGCCTTGCGGCGGGCACCCTGCCTGCAGCTTTTGTCATGCGCAGTATCGGGCGTCGCAATGGCTATCTGCTGGGCGCCACTCTCGGCATAGTCGCCGGACTGATTGCAGCACTGGGTATTTTTGTTGCGTCCTTCGTCATATTCTGTCTCGGCACCTTCATTGCTGGTTTCTATGCTTCCTATGTTCAAAGCTATCGCTTCGCGGCTACCGATGCAGCAACAGGTACGCTCAAGGCACGCGCCATCTCCTATGTTATGATTGGCGGTCTGATCGCCGCAATCATCGGCCCCCAACTTGTCATATGGACCCGCGACGCGTTCGCCGCGACTCCCTATGCGGGAAGCTTCCTGAGCCAAGCCGTTCTAGCACTCTTGGCAATCCCGGTGCTGATGCTGCTTCGTACACCCAAAGCTGTGAAGTCCAGCAACGCTACCGGCAATGGCCGCCCACTCAAAGAGATCATGCTGAACCCGCGCTACATCCTCGCGCTTGCGGCAGGCGTGGTTTCCTACGGCCTGATGACCTTTTTAATGACCGCCGCCCCTATAGCGATGGTTGGGCACGGTCACTCCATTGATAATGCCGCACTGGGCATTCAGTGGCATGTACTGGCAATGTTTGGACCAAGCTTCGTTACAGGCATTCTGATGACCCGCTTCGGCAAAGAACGTGTAACTGCCGTCGGCCTCTTCATCATCGCTTTGTCTGCAATCGTTGCCCTCTCGGGCCTCGATCTCAGCCATTTCTGGATTTCGCTGATCCTGCTGGGCATTGGCTGGAATTTCGGCTTTATTGGCGCAACAGCGATGGTCGCCGACTGTCATACGCCGGAAGAGCGTGGCAAAGCGCAAGGCGCAAACGACTTCTTTATCTTCGGAACGGTTGCCGCTGCATCTTTCTTTGCCGGATCACTCTTGCATTCGTCAGGTTGGAAAACAATTAACTGGATGATCTTCCCGGCTGTGGCTCTCATCCTTGTGCCGCTTTTATGGCAGTCGGTGCGAAAGCAGAAAGCCAAGACTGAAGCATAG
- a CDS encoding ABC transporter substrate-binding protein has translation MKNQRITAMAAMTLGLSAAFVCGASAETKTLYIGMNGGNMEKAYTEHVLPEFEKANNVKVVVVPGTSADILAKATAQKDKPQMHVMLLDDGVMVRAINAGLCQKITDDAVLADIQPAARLKDDMAIGVDMGMTGIAYNKKLFDEKGWAAPTSWMDFADEKYKNAVVFQSASASTFGLHAFLMFNRIQGGDDKNLEPGFEKFPDTIGKNVLEFIPSSAKISEMVQTGEAAIFPLTPTGVNNLKDKGIPVEYAQPKEGSVVLAVTECVLAGNSEPELSQKLAHYLLSADAQSKALDYGNVIPSNQKAKAGSPEAQAKLDAFNGYMKTANTLDWDAVNEGRQQLNSRWNRTIEQ, from the coding sequence ATGAAAAATCAACGGATTACCGCGATGGCGGCAATGACACTCGGCCTGTCGGCAGCTTTTGTATGCGGCGCGTCGGCTGAAACCAAAACGCTTTATATCGGCATGAATGGCGGCAACATGGAAAAGGCTTACACCGAGCATGTCCTGCCGGAATTCGAAAAAGCCAACAACGTCAAGGTCGTTGTCGTTCCGGGCACGTCTGCTGATATTCTCGCAAAAGCAACTGCGCAGAAAGACAAGCCACAGATGCATGTCATGCTGCTCGACGACGGCGTTATGGTTCGTGCGATCAATGCCGGTCTCTGCCAGAAGATCACGGATGATGCAGTTCTCGCTGACATTCAGCCAGCCGCACGTCTCAAAGACGACATGGCAATCGGCGTCGATATGGGCATGACCGGCATCGCGTACAACAAGAAGCTCTTCGACGAAAAGGGTTGGGCAGCTCCAACGTCGTGGATGGACTTCGCTGACGAAAAGTACAAGAACGCGGTGGTGTTCCAGTCGGCTTCCGCCTCGACTTTCGGTCTGCATGCGTTCCTTATGTTCAACCGGATTCAGGGCGGTGACGACAAGAACCTTGAGCCAGGTTTTGAAAAATTCCCGGATACCATTGGCAAGAATGTTCTGGAGTTCATTCCGTCATCGGCCAAGATTTCCGAAATGGTTCAGACCGGCGAAGCTGCAATCTTCCCGCTGACGCCAACCGGCGTAAACAACTTGAAGGACAAGGGCATTCCGGTTGAATATGCACAGCCTAAGGAAGGCTCTGTCGTTCTCGCTGTGACCGAATGCGTGCTTGCAGGCAATAGCGAACCGGAACTGAGCCAGAAGCTTGCGCATTATCTGCTCTCAGCCGATGCACAAAGCAAGGCATTGGACTACGGTAATGTTATTCCATCAAACCAGAAAGCCAAGGCCGGTTCGCCGGAAGCACAGGCAAAGCTTGATGCATTCAACGGTTATATGAAGACCGCGAACACGCTTGATTGGGATGCCGTTAACGAAGGCCGTCAGCAGCTCAACAGCCGCTGGAACCGCACGATCGAACAGTAA
- a CDS encoding FAD-binding oxidoreductase produces MMSHLQADAVIIGGGIVGGSAALFMRQAGLSVILLDKGFCGAQASGVNYGGVRRQGRAPEQLPLAQRSHKLWARLPELIGIDGEYSRSGHLKLARTEAHFAKLEAYAEKVRPLGLDVELIGSNAMRERFPWLPGDVAGASLCAEDGNANPRLVSPAFARAAQAAGATVLENTPVIEARETGDGFAILAGDGIEIRSRLLFNCAGAWSDQFATSFGEPVPLTRIYPTMVVTEPMPYRLPMSLGEEGGGFYGRQVTRGNYVMGGGRGTPLENPDFSRPSVNAASSVMLRAIELFPHLQHAQVIRFWSGTEAEIPDDNPVIGPSSRVKNLYHAFGFNGAGFQTGPAVGAVLADLAHKGETETPIEAFSINRFTSTNTNLNMEGN; encoded by the coding sequence ATGATGAGCCATCTTCAGGCGGATGCGGTGATTATTGGCGGCGGGATTGTGGGCGGCTCGGCTGCGCTTTTCATGCGACAGGCCGGATTGTCGGTCATCCTGCTCGACAAGGGCTTTTGCGGTGCGCAGGCAAGCGGCGTCAATTATGGCGGCGTTCGCAGGCAGGGTCGTGCGCCGGAACAATTGCCGCTGGCACAGCGTTCGCACAAATTGTGGGCGCGACTACCGGAACTGATCGGCATTGATGGCGAATACAGCCGCAGCGGACATTTGAAACTTGCCCGTACGGAAGCGCATTTCGCCAAGCTTGAAGCCTATGCAGAAAAAGTCAGACCGCTTGGCCTCGATGTCGAGTTGATCGGCAGCAATGCGATGCGCGAGCGTTTCCCATGGCTTCCGGGCGATGTCGCAGGTGCTTCGCTTTGTGCGGAAGATGGCAATGCCAATCCGCGTCTGGTTTCGCCTGCTTTTGCCCGTGCCGCGCAGGCTGCCGGTGCGACCGTGCTGGAAAACACACCGGTCATTGAAGCGCGTGAAACCGGCGATGGTTTTGCCATTCTGGCCGGGGATGGCATCGAAATCCGCTCGCGCCTTCTGTTCAATTGTGCGGGTGCCTGGTCAGATCAGTTCGCGACCTCGTTTGGTGAGCCGGTTCCGTTAACGCGGATTTATCCGACGATGGTTGTGACCGAGCCGATGCCCTATCGCCTGCCAATGAGCCTTGGCGAAGAAGGCGGCGGTTTCTACGGCCGCCAAGTCACACGCGGCAATTACGTCATGGGTGGTGGACGCGGTACACCGCTTGAAAACCCGGACTTTTCGCGGCCTTCGGTCAATGCGGCATCCTCGGTGATGCTGCGTGCAATCGAGCTGTTTCCGCATCTTCAACATGCGCAGGTGATCCGCTTCTGGTCTGGGACCGAAGCCGAAATACCGGATGACAATCCGGTGATCGGGCCAAGCAGCCGGGTCAAAAATCTTTATCACGCCTTTGGTTTTAACGGCGCCGGGTTCCAGACCGGACCTGCCGTGGGCGCCGTCCTCGCAGACCTCGCACATAAGGGCGAGACAGAAACACCGATCGAGGCCTTTTCGATCAACCGCTTTACTTCAACCAATACCAATCTTAACATGGAAGGGAACTAA
- a CDS encoding FAD-dependent oxidoreductase, translated as MSAALHPVIVGAGPAGIRAAETLVKAGLQPIILDEGYRSGGQIYRRPPFDDGRSYRARYGSEAHKAEALHKTFDRLRSAIDYRPETLVWNITRGEGDRLDLLSNGSHSQLAYSHLILATGATDRVLPFKGWTKPGVYTLGASQTALKAQGCTVGERVVFMGSGPLLYLVAWQYHHAGAKVVAVLDTAPFTSKFHLAHLALYAPRIVALGAYYGLRLKLGGVPIRYNVRPDEVLGDGHVTGIRYRAGKRVLEAQCDALAYGFALRPETQLADLAGCEFRFEERDRAWLPVADRFGRSSREGVYVAGDGAGIAGADAAEIRGSLAAIALLRDMGLPFDEGTERGLLTKLDHIYRERLIVEKAFPFPRDWFDTIAGDVTLCRCEEIAVRDAKAVIGQGDMREINRLKALTRVGMGRCQGRMCSAAAAELLASMQGKTPAESGRIRAQAPVKPIPLGFGAPAKEGTSS; from the coding sequence ATGAGCGCGGCACTTCATCCGGTTATTGTGGGCGCTGGTCCCGCAGGCATTCGCGCTGCCGAAACGCTGGTCAAGGCTGGTCTTCAGCCCATCATCCTTGATGAAGGCTATCGCTCAGGTGGCCAGATCTATCGCCGGCCGCCTTTCGATGACGGTCGCAGCTATCGCGCGCGTTATGGTTCAGAAGCGCATAAGGCCGAGGCACTGCACAAGACTTTTGATAGGCTTCGCAGCGCAATCGATTATCGCCCGGAAACACTGGTGTGGAATATCACGCGTGGCGAGGGCGATCGTCTCGATCTCCTGAGCAACGGTTCGCATAGCCAGCTTGCCTATAGCCATCTCATTCTTGCAACCGGCGCGACCGACCGGGTTCTGCCGTTCAAAGGCTGGACCAAACCCGGTGTTTATACGCTTGGCGCATCGCAAACGGCGCTCAAAGCGCAAGGCTGCACGGTTGGCGAACGCGTGGTGTTCATGGGGTCGGGGCCGCTGCTTTATCTGGTGGCCTGGCAGTATCATCATGCAGGTGCGAAGGTCGTAGCGGTTCTCGACACTGCACCCTTCACCTCCAAGTTTCATCTGGCACATCTTGCGCTTTATGCGCCGCGCATCGTGGCGCTCGGTGCTTATTACGGTCTGCGTTTGAAGCTTGGTGGCGTGCCTATCCGTTATAATGTGCGGCCGGATGAGGTTCTGGGCGACGGTCATGTGACAGGCATTCGCTATCGTGCGGGCAAGCGCGTGCTCGAGGCTCAATGCGACGCGCTGGCTTATGGTTTTGCGCTGCGTCCTGAAACACAGCTTGCCGATCTCGCCGGTTGCGAATTCCGCTTTGAAGAACGCGACCGCGCATGGCTTCCTGTGGCAGACAGGTTTGGCCGTTCAAGCCGCGAAGGTGTTTATGTGGCGGGTGACGGTGCAGGCATTGCCGGTGCCGATGCCGCTGAAATTCGAGGATCATTGGCCGCGATTGCATTGCTCCGCGACATGGGCCTGCCGTTTGACGAAGGCACGGAGCGCGGGCTTCTCACAAAGCTCGATCATATCTATCGAGAACGCCTGATCGTCGAAAAAGCCTTCCCGTTCCCACGCGACTGGTTCGACACGATTGCAGGCGATGTCACGCTTTGCCGTTGCGAAGAAATCGCGGTGCGTGATGCCAAGGCAGTCATCGGCCAAGGCGATATGCGCGAGATCAATCGGCTCAAGGCACTGACCCGGGTGGGTATGGGCCGTTGTCAGGGGCGTATGTGCAGTGCTGCCGCCGCAGAACTGCTGGCGTCGATGCAGGGCAAAACGCCTGCAGAATCCGGGCGCATCCGCGCTCAGGCACCGGTCAAGCCAATCCCGCTCGGCTTTGGCGCTCCGGCCAAGGAAGGCACTTCGTCATGA
- a CDS encoding (2Fe-2S)-binding protein, giving the protein MTIPVSPAAAQFRRRYRLNEQPISFSLDGVPFEGRRGDTVLTAILSVQGKLRHTEFTGEPRAGFCLIGACQDCHVMTAEGRKLRACTTLLENGMSFVTEPAK; this is encoded by the coding sequence ATGACGATCCCGGTTTCGCCTGCCGCGGCGCAATTCCGCAGACGGTATCGGCTGAATGAGCAGCCGATCAGCTTCTCGCTCGACGGCGTGCCTTTTGAGGGCCGCCGTGGCGACACCGTGTTGACCGCCATTCTCTCGGTGCAGGGGAAGCTGCGTCATACCGAATTTACCGGCGAACCGCGTGCGGGCTTCTGTCTGATCGGCGCCTGTCAGGATTGTCATGTAATGACTGCTGAGGGTCGTAAGCTTCGTGCCTGCACAACGCTTTTGGAAAATGGCATGTCCTTTGTGACGGAGCCGGCGAAATGA
- a CDS encoding ABC transporter permease, translating into MVKNGPFALLFHTLVVIFMLAPMVVVCLVAFTPENTLTMPWNGFSLRWFEAVFAHNDFMTSFSNSLKLAIFSATISTLLAVPSGLAIAQYNFRGRDALNALFLSPLIIPHLVLGVAFLRLFSLMGLTGSFAWLVATHVIVVTPYALRLILASLSSMDRNAENAARTLGAGEWTVFRRITLPLLLPGLSGGWLLAFINSFDELTMSIFVTSPSTVTLPVRMYMYASESIDPMMAAVSALMILVATVTMVIIDRLFGLDRVLVGKG; encoded by the coding sequence ATGGTTAAAAACGGTCCTTTTGCTCTTCTCTTCCACACGCTGGTCGTCATCTTCATGCTGGCACCGATGGTTGTGGTGTGTCTGGTGGCTTTCACACCGGAAAATACCCTGACTATGCCATGGAATGGATTCTCGCTGCGCTGGTTTGAGGCAGTCTTTGCCCATAACGACTTCATGACATCGTTCTCGAATTCGCTGAAGCTTGCAATCTTTTCGGCAACAATTTCAACGCTGTTGGCTGTTCCGTCAGGCCTTGCAATTGCACAGTATAATTTCCGTGGCCGCGATGCGCTCAACGCTTTGTTTCTGTCGCCGTTGATCATCCCGCATCTGGTGCTGGGCGTCGCATTCCTGCGCCTCTTCTCATTGATGGGGCTTACGGGTTCGTTTGCCTGGCTGGTCGCAACGCATGTCATTGTCGTAACGCCCTATGCGCTGCGCCTCATTCTGGCATCGCTCAGCAGCATGGACCGCAATGCGGAAAATGCGGCCCGCACACTGGGTGCCGGTGAATGGACGGTGTTCCGCCGCATTACATTACCGCTGCTGCTGCCGGGTCTTTCGGGTGGCTGGTTGCTTGCCTTCATCAATTCATTCGACGAATTGACCATGTCGATCTTCGTCACCTCGCCTTCCACGGTCACGCTTCCGGTCCGCATGTATATGTATGCCAGCGAATCCATCGATCCGATGATGGCGGCGGTGTCTGCGCTGATGATCCTTGTTGCAACCGTGACCATGGTGATCATTGATCGCCTGTTTGGTCTTGATCGCGTCCTCGTGGGCAAAGGCTAA
- a CDS encoding ABC transporter permease — MPLFLTGPSTLMFFALVLLPLGLTVLLSFNSYSYDKGIEDIYTLSNYIQVLQDPYYLNIFWRTLKLALITTVITVLIGVPEAYILSNMRAPWRSIFLLVIIGPLLVSVVVRTFGWSMLLGRNGLVNSVLEFVGLPAQQILYTETAIVIGLVHIMLPFMVIPVWTVLQKLDPTVEAAALTLGASRFTALRRVVFPQAVLGILSGSLIVFALSASSFAIPGLLGGRRLKMAATVVYDEFLIELNWPLGAAIAIIVLVANLVIMIAYNRMLEGQARKKLG; from the coding sequence ATGCCGCTTTTTCTCACAGGCCCATCCACTTTGATGTTCTTTGCCCTTGTGCTCTTGCCACTGGGGCTGACGGTGTTGCTCTCGTTCAATAGCTACAGCTATGACAAGGGCATCGAAGATATTTATACGCTCTCCAATTATATACAGGTGCTTCAGGACCCGTATTACCTCAATATTTTCTGGCGCACACTGAAACTCGCCTTGATTACCACTGTGATCACAGTGCTGATCGGGGTGCCGGAAGCCTATATTCTGTCCAATATGCGCGCACCCTGGCGCTCGATTTTCCTGCTCGTCATCATCGGCCCGCTGCTGGTTTCAGTTGTGGTGCGCACATTCGGCTGGAGCATGTTGCTGGGACGCAACGGGCTTGTAAACAGCGTGCTGGAATTTGTCGGTCTGCCAGCCCAGCAAATCCTCTACACCGAAACAGCCATCGTGATCGGTCTTGTGCATATCATGCTGCCTTTCATGGTTATTCCGGTCTGGACGGTGCTGCAAAAGCTCGATCCAACGGTAGAAGCCGCTGCGCTCACGCTTGGCGCGTCGCGCTTCACAGCGCTGCGCCGCGTGGTGTTTCCGCAGGCCGTGCTTGGCATTCTGTCGGGTAGCCTGATCGTCTTTGCGCTTTCTGCAAGCTCCTTTGCTATTCCGGGTCTGCTTGGTGGGCGTCGTCTCAAAATGGCGGCAACGGTCGTCTATGACGAATTCCTGATCGAGCTGAACTGGCCGCTGGGTGCTGCTATCGCCATTATCGTTCTGGTCGCCAATCTTGTGATCATGATCGCCTATAATCGCATGCTTGAAGGGCAGGCGAGAAAGAAGCTGGGGTAA
- a CDS encoding ABC transporter ATP-binding protein, giving the protein MSFLTLSNISRYYGKFAAVDNFNLEIEKGEFISLLGPSGCGKTTTLQMIAGLVQPSSGSITLDGRDITRLAPAKRELGVVFQSYALFPHMTVAQNVSFGLEMRNVPKAEREKRVRDVLELVRLSALADRYPREMSGGQRQRVAIARALVINPPVLLLDEPLSNLDAQLREEMQFELRRIQRTVGITTIMVTHDQAEALSISDRIVVMEKGVITQVDAPYKLYEHPHNHFISNFVGKSNFLKGHAGDGHINLADTQVRFPAKDAPASGEVSVFIRPEKVHLVDEDQGHVSGEVTTRYFMGAQWLLGVLTPAGMLSVALPNLGNPPPIEGSRVGLTWDHADCRVLDKGAH; this is encoded by the coding sequence ATGAGCTTTTTGACCCTTTCCAATATTTCCCGTTATTACGGCAAGTTCGCAGCCGTCGATAACTTCAATCTGGAGATTGAAAAGGGAGAGTTCATCTCGCTTCTCGGCCCTTCGGGCTGCGGCAAGACCACAACCTTGCAGATGATTGCGGGCCTTGTGCAGCCATCATCAGGCTCGATCACGCTTGATGGACGCGATATAACACGCCTTGCTCCGGCCAAACGCGAGCTTGGCGTCGTCTTCCAGAGTTACGCACTTTTCCCGCATATGACTGTTGCGCAGAATGTCAGCTTCGGCCTTGAAATGCGCAATGTTCCAAAGGCAGAACGGGAAAAGCGTGTTCGCGATGTGCTGGAACTGGTGCGTCTAAGTGCACTTGCGGATCGTTATCCACGTGAAATGTCGGGCGGTCAGCGCCAGCGTGTGGCCATTGCTCGTGCGCTGGTCATCAATCCGCCGGTTCTGCTGCTCGATGAGCCGCTCTCCAATCTCGATGCACAGCTGCGTGAAGAAATGCAGTTTGAACTGCGCCGGATTCAGCGCACGGTTGGCATCACAACGATTATGGTGACACATGATCAGGCCGAAGCGCTGTCGATCAGCGACCGCATCGTGGTCATGGAAAAGGGTGTCATAACGCAGGTCGATGCACCGTATAAGCTTTATGAGCATCCGCATAATCACTTCATTTCCAACTTTGTCGGCAAGTCGAACTTTCTCAAGGGTCATGCCGGGGACGGTCATATCAATCTGGCTGATACACAGGTGCGTTTTCCTGCAAAAGATGCGCCCGCATCCGGTGAGGTTTCTGTCTTCATTCGCCCGGAAAAAGTGCATCTCGTTGATGAGGATCAGGGCCATGTCAGCGGTGAAGTTACGACACGTTACTTCATGGGTGCGCAGTGGCTGCTGGGCGTTCTGACGCCTGCAGGCATGCTGTCCGTCGCTCTGCCGAACCTTGGCAACCCACCGCCAATAGAAGGCAGCAGGGTCGGGCTAACATGGGATCATGCGGATTGCCGTGTTCTCGACAAGGGAGCGCACTGA
- a CDS encoding IclR family transcriptional regulator: MDDISENTKSGAALNSSLVKAIYILKGLAASTDDGVRLIDLARELELSQPSAHRLLKTLIAENLVEQLPDKKAYRLSLEFFAMAAQARQRDGILSLARPSLLRLSTTFNDTVFLLVRSNFDAVCLDRVEGPFPIRSYTGDIGGKVPLGIGQGSLAILSFLPEEEREAIIRFNMPRILDKATIDEVDLRIMIAQVRETGASTFNFNMIDGMAGLGVPVLNRSGEAVAALSIGTLASRLTEKRQHTITELLQREAAAISDKLNPFDPALRHPSQAFVK, translated from the coding sequence ATGGATGATATATCAGAAAATACGAAATCTGGTGCGGCGCTTAACTCAAGTCTGGTGAAGGCAATTTATATTCTGAAAGGCCTGGCAGCCAGCACGGATGATGGCGTGCGGTTGATCGATCTGGCGCGCGAACTGGAACTGAGCCAGCCTTCGGCGCATCGTTTGCTCAAGACGCTGATTGCGGAAAACCTTGTCGAGCAGCTTCCCGACAAGAAGGCCTATCGTCTGTCGCTGGAGTTTTTCGCTATGGCCGCCCAGGCGCGTCAGCGCGATGGAATCCTGAGTCTTGCCCGCCCTTCCCTCTTGCGACTTTCAACCACCTTCAACGATACCGTCTTCCTGCTGGTGCGCAGCAATTTCGATGCGGTCTGTCTTGATCGTGTGGAAGGGCCGTTCCCGATCCGCTCTTATACTGGTGATATCGGCGGTAAGGTGCCGCTTGGCATCGGTCAGGGTAGCCTTGCCATTCTGTCCTTTCTGCCGGAAGAAGAGCGCGAGGCGATCATCCGTTTCAACATGCCCCGCATTCTGGACAAGGCCACCATTGACGAGGTTGATCTTCGCATCATGATCGCACAAGTGCGCGAAACCGGTGCCTCTACCTTCAACTTCAATATGATCGACGGGATGGCCGGCTTAGGTGTTCCGGTGCTCAATCGGAGTGGTGAGGCGGTTGCCGCACTCAGCATCGGCACGCTGGCCTCACGATTAACAGAAAAACGTCAGCACACGATCACGGAACTTTTGCAGCGTGAAGCAGCCGCTATTTCCGATAAACTCAACCCTTTTGACCCGGCTTTGCGTCATCCCAGTCAGGCATTCGTGAAATAA
- a CDS encoding BMP family ABC transporter substrate-binding protein: protein MFKFTRRGMFHLALALAGSTAMGTVATTAAQAQDKILLIINGALGDKSFFDSAANGMKMIKDKYGDDVETKILEIGDDPTKWEPVFLDASEQDWDLIIGGTYQMSETVGSVAQQYPDKKYVLYDASVPYEEGGYDNVYSIQYKQNEGSYLGGMLAASLLKDGKLGDTGKNLGFLGGMDIPVINDFLVGYIAGVQAVEPDTKIAISYAGSFMDAAKGKELGLAQYRSGVSLGFVVASQTGLGQLSAAKETGKYVLGVDSDQEAIFKDSDPAMAKQVVSSVLKNVDVSLLQAYDRFKEGNLPFGKAEALGLKEGAVGIVQDGNMASMATQEMKDAIKKASDEISEGKITVPTAFGMSTEDLNAIRNKVRP from the coding sequence GTGTTCAAGTTCACCAGACGGGGAATGTTTCATCTTGCTCTCGCTCTCGCCGGATCCACGGCGATGGGCACAGTTGCCACCACGGCAGCACAGGCTCAGGACAAGATCCTGCTCATCATCAATGGCGCGCTCGGCGATAAATCCTTCTTCGATTCCGCTGCCAATGGCATGAAGATGATCAAGGACAAATATGGCGACGACGTCGAAACCAAGATTCTCGAAATCGGTGATGATCCGACCAAATGGGAACCGGTTTTCCTGGATGCATCCGAGCAGGACTGGGATCTGATCATCGGCGGCACCTACCAGATGTCGGAAACAGTTGGCTCTGTTGCACAGCAATATCCGGACAAGAAATACGTCCTCTATGATGCAAGCGTGCCTTATGAAGAAGGCGGCTACGACAATGTTTATTCCATCCAGTACAAGCAGAACGAAGGTTCCTATCTCGGTGGGATGCTGGCGGCCTCGCTCCTGAAAGACGGCAAGCTCGGCGACACCGGCAAGAATCTCGGCTTCCTTGGCGGCATGGATATTCCGGTCATCAACGACTTCCTCGTTGGCTATATTGCTGGCGTGCAGGCAGTCGAGCCTGACACCAAAATCGCGATCTCCTATGCAGGCTCTTTCATGGATGCGGCAAAGGGCAAGGAACTTGGCCTCGCACAGTATCGTTCGGGCGTGTCGCTCGGCTTCGTCGTTGCCTCGCAGACCGGCCTTGGCCAGCTTTCGGCAGCCAAAGAAACCGGCAAATATGTTCTGGGCGTCGACTCCGATCAGGAAGCCATCTTCAAGGACAGCGATCCGGCAATGGCCAAGCAGGTCGTCAGTTCCGTGTTGAAGAACGTCGATGTCAGCCTTCTGCAGGCCTATGACCGTTTCAAGGAAGGCAATCTTCCATTCGGCAAGGCTGAAGCGCTCGGCCTGAAGGAAGGCGCTGTCGGCATCGTGCAGGATGGCAACATGGCTTCCATGGCCACGCAGGAAATGAAGGACGCCATCAAGAAGGCTTCCGATGAAATCTCCGAAGGCAAGATCACGGTCCCAACCGCATTTGGCATGAGCACCGAAGATCTCAATGCGATCCGTAACAAGGTTCGTCCATAA